Proteins co-encoded in one Acidovorax sp. 69 genomic window:
- a CDS encoding Crp/Fnr family transcriptional regulator, which yields MSTMLSNLDLLRRVPLFSLLTVAQAEVISGAVIKRRFKRGEALVEQGQKSNALFILLTGRARVMTSDSRGREVILATLAQGDYLGEMSIIDNEPHSATVRAEVQTDVLMLGRAEFARCLTENASMSLVVMRGLVKRLRHADRKIESLALLDVYGRVAHALLDFALPDAQGQLLIKEKISRQDLAKMVGASREMVSRVMKDLEERGFIEALPGGATLLKDRLNALG from the coding sequence ATGTCGACGATGTTGTCCAACCTGGACCTGTTGCGCCGGGTGCCCTTGTTTTCGCTGTTGACGGTGGCGCAGGCCGAGGTCATCAGCGGTGCGGTGATCAAACGCCGCTTCAAGCGCGGCGAGGCGTTGGTGGAGCAGGGGCAGAAATCCAATGCCTTGTTCATCCTGCTCACCGGCCGGGCCCGGGTGATGACATCCGACAGCCGGGGGCGCGAGGTGATACTGGCCACGCTGGCACAGGGCGACTACCTGGGCGAGATGAGCATCATCGACAACGAGCCCCATTCAGCCACGGTGCGGGCAGAGGTGCAGACCGATGTGCTGATGTTAGGGCGCGCGGAGTTTGCCCGTTGCCTGACGGAAAACGCATCGATGTCACTGGTGGTGATGCGCGGCCTGGTTAAGCGCTTGCGCCACGCCGATCGCAAGATTGAGTCACTGGCGTTACTGGATGTATATGGCAGGGTGGCCCACGCGTTGCTGGATTTCGCCCTGCCTGATGCCCAGGGTCAGTTGCTGATCAAGGAAAAAATTTCCCGACAGGATCTCGCCAAGATGGTGGGTGCCTCGCGCGAAATGGTCAGCCGTGTGATGAAAGACCTGGAGGAGCGTGGTTTCATCGAGGCACTGCCTGGTGGCGCCACTTTGCTCAAAGACCGACTGAACGCACTCGGCTGA